In a single window of the Nicotiana tomentosiformis chromosome 8, ASM39032v3, whole genome shotgun sequence genome:
- the LOC104112351 gene encoding uncharacterized protein, whose amino-acid sequence MEEKNQHLLQPLIKPTTKNSAIYPSSNLEVDENNHKSTSSKTSIILRLVVVIFAIVVSLWANYEASKGFSITIVNEADATFAKRRFDLFFVSNDEATRLVLKTSKFVENILYPTSDVDFGQSQNKKLVKHVILRLSSRNMTRPIIVESRDNNDEFVLHISPSILYSPNYKHAMSLALQKGMARIWLWNGQGNAPASLVNGMIEYIASLASSGRATSESESVEPVTVDRSCWKSKNSRTIAKFLNYCEGKREGFVRRLNQAMKNGWHEKMIGDALGIPAWYLCETYNSSGKLLNYV is encoded by the coding sequence ATGGAAGAGAAAAACCAACATCTCCTTCAACCTCTCATAAAACCAACCACAAAAAACTCTGCCATATACCCCTCCTCCAATCTTGAAGTTGATGAAAATAACCACAAAAGCACTTCATCAAAGACAAGTATAATTCTTAGGCTTGTTGTGGTCATTTTTGCAATAGTAGTCTCCTTATGGGCAAATTATGAAGCCTCCAAAGGTTTTTCCATAACAATTGTCAATGAAGCTGATGCTACATTTGCAAAGAGGCGTTTCGATCTCTTTTTTGTATCGAACGACGAAGCCACACGTTTAGTTTTGAAGACAAGTAAATTTGTTGAAAATATTCTTTATCCTACTAGTGATGTTGATTTTGGTCAATCCCAGAATAAGAAGTTAGTTAAACATGTCATACTCCGACTATCTAGCCGGAATATGACTCGTCCAATCATCGTTGAGTCCCGTGACAACAACGATGAGTTTGTTCTACATATTAGTCCTTCAATATTGTATAGTCCAAATTATAAACATGCCATGTCTTTGGCACTTCAAAAAGGCATGGCGCGTATATGGCTATGGAATGGTCAAGGTAATGCCCCGGCTAGTCTTGTAAATGGCATGATTGAGTATATTGCTAGTTTAGCTAGTTCTGGACGTGCAACGTCAGAATCTGAATCTGTCGAGCCAGTGACAGTAGACCGAAGCTGTTGGAAAAGCAAGAACTCAAGAACCATAGCAAAGTTCTTGAATTATTGTGAGGGGAAAAGAGAAGGATTTGTTAGGAGATTGAATCAAGCAATGAAAAATGGTTGGCATGAGAAAATGATAGGTGATGCATTAGGAATACCAGCTTGGTATCTATGTGAAACTTATAATTCTTCaggtaaattgttaaattatgtgTAA
- the LOC138896808 gene encoding uncharacterized protein has translation MDWLSPYHAILDLHAKTITLAIPALPGLEWNGSSVSTSNQVISFLKARHMVEKGCLAYLAYVWDTTAKTPAVDSVLVVQEFSDIFHSDLPGMPPDRDIDLCINLAPDNQPISISLYRIA, from the coding sequence atggactggttatctccatatcatgccatcctagatttgcatgccaagactattaccttggcgattCCAGCGTTGCCTGGGTTGGAGTGGAATGGTTCGTCTGTTAGCACATCTAATcaggttatttcctttctaaaggctcgacacatggtcgagaaaggttgtttagcttatctagcctatgtttgggacaCTACTGCAAAGACTCCAGCGGTTGATTCAGTGCTTGTAGTCCAGGAGTTCTCCGATATATTTcattcagatcttccaggcatgccaccagatcgtgatattgatttatgtattaaCTTAGCTCCAGATAACCAGCCTATATCTATATCACTGTATCGCATAGCttag